One Archangium violaceum genomic window, GGCCGCACGCATCGTCCTGCTCCTCGGCCTCGGTTCCCTCCTCCTCGAGCTGATCATCCTGTACTGGGTGCTCCAGCAGCAGATCACCCGTCCGCTGCACTCCTTCACTCGAGCCACCGACCGGGTGGCCTCCGGTGATTTCCACGTCGAGCTGGACACCTCACGGGGCGACGAGCTGGGACAGCTCGCTCACGCCTTCCGGCTCATGGCCGATCAGGTGCAACGGCGCGAGGAGGAGCTGCGCCAGGCCAACGAGGGCCTCGAGCAGCGCGTCGAGGAGCGCACCCGCGAGCTCAAGGAGCTCCACACGCAGTTGGTACAGACCGCCCGCCGCGCCGGCATGGCGGAGATCGCCACCAACGTGCTGCACAACGTGGGCAACGTGCTCACCAGCGTCTATACCTCCGCGCAGCTCGCCAAGGAGCGCATGGAGGAGATGCGCCTGGAGCACGTGGGCCGCGTGGCCACCCTGCTGAGGGAGAACCAGGAAGACCTCACGGGCTTCGTCACCCGGGACGAGCGGGGCCAGCACGTCCTGCCATTCCTGGGCAAGCTGGGGCGGAACCTGCTCGACGAGCAACGCGAGATCGTCTCGCTGCTCGAGGATGTGGGACGCTACACCGAGCACGTGGGCGACATCGTCAAGGTGCAGCAGAACTACGCGCGCACGCCCCGGCTGCATGAACCCGTGCAACTGGCCGACCTGGTGGAGGACGCGCTGCGCATCAACTCGGCCGGGCTCTCCCGCCACCAGGTGAAGGTGGTGCGCCACCTGGCGGCCCTGCCCCCCCTTCTCACCGACAAACACAAGACGTTGATGATCCTCGTCAACCTGGTCAGCAATGCCAAATACGCCCTGGATGGGGTGTCTCCAGCCGAGCGGATGCTCTCCCTGCGGATGGAGCGCACCGACACCGGCCATGTCCGCATCCAGGTGCATGACAATGGCATGGGCATCGCACCGGAGATGCTCACCCGTATCTTCCAATACGGCTTCACCACCCGCGACGAGGGGCATGGCTTCGGTCTGCACTCCAGTGCCCTCGCGGCCCAGGAGCTGGGCGGCTCACTGACCGTCCACAGCAACGGACCCGGGCACGGGGCCACCTTCACGTTGGAAATCCCCTATGCCCCGGTCCAGGGGAAGACCTGATCAACCCCAGCTCGCGGCAGGGGGCTACAGCTTCGCGAGGGCCGCGTCGTAGTTGGGCTCCTGGGCGATCTCCGGCACCTGCTCGGCGTGGAGGACCTTGCCGCTCTCGGTTGCCTTCGGTCTCGACCGGGTTGCCCTTCAGGGTGATCTTGGCCATGACAGGTCTCCTTGGAAACGAGGGGGTGCGAAGTGGCTGGCCGTTTCGAACCTCACAGCCCAATGGCCAGCGGCGGCACCCGCCCCCGTCACGACGCCGCGACCGGAGCGGGTGTTCTCAGACATTCAGCCGAGGGTGTTGGCGCTCAGAACTTGCACTCGTCGAGCGCGAGCACCAGTGATAAGTATTTTCACGGACGTCACGTGAAATCACAAACACCACGCGGTTTCACGGGCGTCACGCGAACGATACCGGCCGTCGCGGACGGGGCAGCTCAGCCCGCCTTGCGCGCCGGAGGCTCGCCGCCACCGCCCGTGCCCTCTTCCTCGGGAGTCACGGGCGCGGGCTCATCCCGGAAGGAGCTCGGCAATAGATTGAAAGGCAACACTTTCGCCAGGGCGATCAACAGCAGCATCCCTCCCGGCGCCGCGAAGATGGCAATCGCCGGAATCGCCTTGGCCACGTCAATCAATTGCGCCCGCATCCGCTGGCGCTCCTCGGCCGTCAGCGGCTGCCTGCGCGCGGCCTTGGTGAGCAGGTGGTACAGCTCGCCCGTCTCCCGGACCTCCTGCATGAGCCGGTAGAAGTTGCGCTCCAGCGTGTCCTGCATGCTGGACACGAGGTCCTCCCCCAACAGGTTCGCGGCCGAGGACACCGTGAAGACATCCACCACGGAGCGGTTCTTCGCGTAGAACTCGGCCACCTCCAGCTCCAGGTGGTGCACCGTGCTCTCGGGCACCCGCAGCGCCCGGGCGAGCCGCTCGATGAAGGCGCGCTCGCCTCGCGAGCACCGGCCATCCACCAGAGAGGCCAGCAGCGTCTGCTCCAGGATGAAGCGCCGCAGGTCCACGCTGCGCACGTCCTTCACCGCCGCGCTCAGGGAGCGGCGACGCTCGAAGGACTGCTTCACCGCGGCGCGCAGCTCGCCCTCGAGC contains:
- a CDS encoding sensor histidine kinase, which codes for MGVRIGVVIALTTFLSYLHILHTLRDEALVHLERYVTERSQREQTIFLLARDNHTFLKKALEERIQSLTQEEVGARFDRMFAHLPDGSVRNRAEGFDGTKMPGVFVPRRVTPDADMRRRILAAYDVLSWYGPAFHTRFANTYITLPEGPLVIYWPEYPTWTQEAEPDFWNPDFDFFSISLPKNNPARKTAWSQIILDPVARSAMVSVSTPLDMEGHHVATLSHDVSLEEMEARTFSDVLPAAYNVIFRDDGQLIAHPSMAEQGPAGIYNVLETAKQPDEASARPGSAEQRTHIRDIIERVKKHPPGDTVLELPEHGEYLATARLEGPGWNFVTVLPEATVTQPALQAARIVLLLGLGSLLLELIILYWVLQQQITRPLHSFTRATDRVASGDFHVELDTSRGDELGQLAHAFRLMADQVQRREEELRQANEGLEQRVEERTRELKELHTQLVQTARRAGMAEIATNVLHNVGNVLTSVYTSAQLAKERMEEMRLEHVGRVATLLRENQEDLTGFVTRDERGQHVLPFLGKLGRNLLDEQREIVSLLEDVGRYTEHVGDIVKVQQNYARTPRLHEPVQLADLVEDALRINSAGLSRHQVKVVRHLAALPPLLTDKHKTLMILVNLVSNAKYALDGVSPAERMLSLRMERTDTGHVRIQVHDNGMGIAPEMLTRIFQYGFTTRDEGHGFGLHSSALAAQELGGSLTVHSNGPGHGATFTLEIPYAPVQGKT